A region from the Peromyscus maniculatus bairdii isolate BWxNUB_F1_BW_parent chromosome 5, HU_Pman_BW_mat_3.1, whole genome shotgun sequence genome encodes:
- the LOC102910272 gene encoding granulocyte-macrophage colony-stimulating factor receptor subunit alpha-like yields MPTPRAASLCRALLCAALLQASGSRAQELPALTRGGASVLNVTFDPGTWTLTWSCGEHVTVKSCTATFTKSNGRLGRLKILDPVCHCQFKPLALHLGVTLEVNATVNHTPVLEKLRYVNRGAEGSAAQNLTCFIHDARAMTCTWGVGPAAPRDTQYFLHIRNTTGHMLMACPAYLGDHVHTGCRLEDLTLLTQHVHVTVTGSSRTCDIMLYDITLNTKLIERLSPPWNISVACNSSHCVVTWSQPRTWSHMSFLDFRYEVDIQRQNADPGSANPKVCISSEAENRYEFPSPVPRPGHVVSVRAGDVRSARWSAWSPGVAFGSEDPGVPTLHVYLTVVTVTLLCGLGLGLACKRFIRIQELFPQIPEIKDKITDDDRVNPETLRKDLLLQTEEAD; encoded by the exons ATGCCTACGCCGCGTGCGGCCTCGCTGTGCCGGGCCCTACTGTGTGCTGCTCTGCTCCAGGCTTCCGGCTCCAGGGCACAGGAGCTTCCAG CACTGACTCGCGGGGGAGCCTCGGTGCTGAACGTGACCTTTGACCCCGGGACCTGGACCCTGACCTGGAGCTGCGGAGAGCACGTCACCGTGAAGTCATGCACTGCAACTTTCACCAAGAGTAACGGGAGACTGGGGCGCCTGAAGATCCTG GACCCTGTGTGCCACTGCCAATTCAAACCCCTGGCCCTTCACCTTGGGGTCACGCTGGAGGTCAACGCAACTGTTAATCACACGCCTGTGCTTGAGAAGCTGAGATACGTCaacagag GTGCAGAGGGGTCGGCAGCACAGAACCTCACATGCTTCATCCACGATGCGCGTGCAATGACGTGTACCTGGGGGGTGGGGCCCGCGGCGCCTAGGGACACCCAGTACTTCCTGCACATTCGGAACACCAC gggtcacatgCTGATGGCATGCCCTGCCTACCTGGGTGATCATGTGCACACGGGCTGCCGCCTGGAGGATCTGACTCTGCTGACACAACATGTGCACGTGACTGTGACCGGATCCAGCCGGACGTGTGACATCATGCTCTATGACATCACGCTGAACACCAAGCTCATAG AGCGTCTCAGCCCCCCGTGGAACATCTCCGTGGCCTGTAACTCCTCCCACTGCGTGGTCACATGGTCCCAGCCACGGACGTGGAGTCACATGAGTTTCTTGGACTTCCGGTATGAGGTGGACATCCAGAGACAG AACGCAGACCCCGGAAGTGCCAACCCTAAG GTGTGCATCTCCAGTGAGGCGGAAAACAGATACGAGTTCCCGAGCCCCGTGCCCAGGCCGGGTCACGTGGTCAGCGTGCGTGCCGGGGACGTGCGCAGCGCCCGCTGGAGCGCGTGGAGCCCCGGCGTGGCCTTCG GCTCTGAGGACCCCGGGGTCCCCACGCTGCACGTGTACCTGACGGTGGTGACTGTGACCCTACTGTGCGGCCTGGGCCTCGGGCTGGCGTGCAAGAG GTTCATCAGGATCCAGGAACTTTTCCCCCAGATCCCGGAAATCAAGGACAAAATCACCGATGATGACAGAGTCAACCCGGAG ACCCTCAGGAAGGACTTACTGCTGCAGACCGAGGAGGCCGACTAG
- the LOC102913112 gene encoding cytokine receptor-like factor 2 isoform X2, producing MSVPTWSVAVILLLQLPRSSWEESAGDDFRVSIICFNLDTMEVTWDPAYHVGANMSLDFRYNLDPLQHCPRYVLSAGVTSGCVFPARRARLEVHIRKGKVLVYTQKRLATAFLKPRPPGNMTFHWREDSVRVTCPNLPYGGLFYEVQHRGAGDPAWETSSTKNTCNVTVAGVDLRRCYDFRARVTTEESMYGHETHPSDWTPVTHWRAAGRAESCQEPPAPAFPKLLAACSILTLLTSLLLLLSLWRLRRVKNVLMPCVPDPKGSFPGLFEKHGGDFQEWINDTQHVTLMAKPEVCDPTEEALVLEHHGKGEEPEWDKDAGIPGLPREGLRGGDLVSMGGVTFMMDSDAYMTL from the exons ATGAGCGTCCCGACCTGGTCCGTCGCGGTCATCCTCCTGCTGCAGCTCCCACGGAGCTCGTGGGAGGAGAGCGCGg GTGATGACTTCCGGGTCAGCATCATCTGTTTCAACCTGGACACCATGGAGGTCACGTGGGATCCCGCCTACCATGTGGGGGCCAACATGAGCTTAGACTTCCG CTACAACCTGGATCCCCTGCAGCACTGCCCCCGGTACGTCCTGTCCGCGGGAGTCACTTCCGGGTGCGTGTTCCCCGCCCGCCGAGCCCGACTGGAGGTCCACATCCGGAAGGGCAAGGTGCTGGTCTACACCCAGAAGCGACTGGCCACAGCCTTCC TGAAGCCCCGGCCCCCAGGGAACATGACCTTCCATTGGCGGGAGGACTCCGTCCGGGTCACGTGTCCCAACCTCCCCTACGGCGGCCTGTTCTACGAAGTCCAGCACCGAGGAGCCGGGGACCCCGCCTGGGAG ACCTCGTCCACCAAGAACACATGTAACGTCACAGTGGCCGGAGTCGACCTCCGGCGCTGCTACGACTTCCGGGCCCGGGTCACCACGGAGGAGTCCATGTACGGCCATGAGACGCACCCCAGCGACTGGACCCCCGTGACGCACTGGCGAGCCGCGGGGCGCGCAG AGTCCTGCCAGGAGCCGCCTGCCCCGGCTTTCCCGAAGCTCCTGGCTGCATGCAGCATCCTGACCCTGCTGAcatcgctgctgctgctgctgtccctgtGGAGGCTGCGGAG GGTCAAGAACGTGCTGATGCCCTGTGTGCCCGACCCCAAGGGCAGCTTCCCCGGGCTGTTTGAGAAGCACGGCGGCGACTTCCAG GAGTGGATCAATGACACACAGCATGTGACCCTGATGGCCAAGCCAGAAGTCTGTGATCCCACAGAGGAGGCACTGGTCCTGGAGCACCACGGGAAGGGGGAGGAGCCTGAATGGGACAAGGATGCTGGGATTCCTGGCCTTCCACGGGAGGGCTTGAGGGGCGGAGACCTGGTGTCTATGGGCGGGGTCACTTTCATGATGGACAGCGATGCCTATATGACCTTGTGA
- the LOC102913112 gene encoding uncharacterized protein LOC102913112 isoform X3 — protein sequence MWQPRSSPGALLHPEGFPARLWAASRPQLRSAPGEACRMEALPVCGECGCSRPVPLGPARSPSVPLGPARSRPVPLGPPQSPSVPLRPPRSPSVPLGPARSPSVLPGPPRSRSVPLSPSAPRRAAAPAGVGKRSPHGQADGLLGEKGSCSGSVGVLGQRQRWPWVQGDDFRVSIICFNLDTMEVTWDPAYHVGANMSLDFRYNLDPLQHCPRYVLSAGVTSGCVFPARRARLEVHIRKGKVLVYTQKRLATAFLKPRPPGNMTFHWREDSVRVTCPNLPYGGLFYEVQHRGAGDPAWEVGSYSRDRCSPEPAALGTVCEGD from the exons ATGTGGCAACCCCGCTCCTCTCCTGGAGCTTTGCTCCACCCCGAGGGCTTCCCAGCCCGGCTCTGGGCGGCTTCTCGTCCTCAGCTTCGGTCCGCTCCAGGGGAAGCCTGCAGGATGGAGGCCCTGCCGGTCTGCGGGGAGTGCGGCTGTTCCCGCCCGGTCCCCCTCGGTCCTGCCCGGTCCCCCTCGGTCCCCCTCGGTCCCGCTCGGTCCCGCCCGGTCCCCCTCGGTCCCCCTCAGTCCCCCTCGGTCCCGCTCCGTCCCCCTCGGTCCCCCTCAGTCCCCCTCGGTCCTGCCCGGTCCCCCTCGGTCCTGCCCGGTCCCCCTCGGTCCCGCTCGGTCCCGCTCAGTCCCTCTGCGCCCAGGCGAGCGGCGGCCCCTGCCGGGGTGGGGAAGCGCAGCCCGCACGGACAGGCAGACGGGCTTCTCGGGGAGAAGGGATCCTGCTCGGGATCGGTCGGTGTCCTtggtcagaggcagagatggccctgggttcagg GTGATGACTTCCGGGTCAGCATCATCTGTTTCAACCTGGACACCATGGAGGTCACGTGGGATCCCGCCTACCATGTGGGGGCCAACATGAGCTTAGACTTCCG CTACAACCTGGATCCCCTGCAGCACTGCCCCCGGTACGTCCTGTCCGCGGGAGTCACTTCCGGGTGCGTGTTCCCCGCCCGCCGAGCCCGACTGGAGGTCCACATCCGGAAGGGCAAGGTGCTGGTCTACACCCAGAAGCGACTGGCCACAGCCTTCC TGAAGCCCCGGCCCCCAGGGAACATGACCTTCCATTGGCGGGAGGACTCCGTCCGGGTCACGTGTCCCAACCTCCCCTACGGCGGCCTGTTCTACGAAGTCCAGCACCGAGGAGCCGGGGACCCCGCCTGGGAG GTCGGGTCCTATTCCCGGGACAGGTGCTCTCCTGAGCCCGCTGCCCTGGGCACGGTCTGTGAGGGAGACTGA
- the LOC102913112 gene encoding cytokine receptor-like factor 2 isoform X1: protein MWQPRSSPGALLHPEGFPARLWAASRPQLRSAPGEACRMEALPVCGECGCSRPVPLGPARSPSVPLGPARSRPVPLGPPQSPSVPLRPPRSPSVPLGPARSPSVLPGPPRSRSVPLSPSAPRRAAAPAGVGKRSPHGQADGLLGEKGSCSGSVGVLGQRQRWPWVQGDDFRVSIICFNLDTMEVTWDPAYHVGANMSLDFRYNLDPLQHCPRYVLSAGVTSGCVFPARRARLEVHIRKGKVLVYTQKRLATAFLKPRPPGNMTFHWREDSVRVTCPNLPYGGLFYEVQHRGAGDPAWETSSTKNTCNVTVAGVDLRRCYDFRARVTTEESMYGHETHPSDWTPVTHWRAAGRAESCQEPPAPAFPKLLAACSILTLLTSLLLLLSLWRLRRVKNVLMPCVPDPKGSFPGLFEKHGGDFQEWINDTQHVTLMAKPEVCDPTEEALVLEHHGKGEEPEWDKDAGIPGLPREGLRGGDLVSMGGVTFMMDSDAYMTL from the exons ATGTGGCAACCCCGCTCCTCTCCTGGAGCTTTGCTCCACCCCGAGGGCTTCCCAGCCCGGCTCTGGGCGGCTTCTCGTCCTCAGCTTCGGTCCGCTCCAGGGGAAGCCTGCAGGATGGAGGCCCTGCCGGTCTGCGGGGAGTGCGGCTGTTCCCGCCCGGTCCCCCTCGGTCCTGCCCGGTCCCCCTCGGTCCCCCTCGGTCCCGCTCGGTCCCGCCCGGTCCCCCTCGGTCCCCCTCAGTCCCCCTCGGTCCCGCTCCGTCCCCCTCGGTCCCCCTCAGTCCCCCTCGGTCCTGCCCGGTCCCCCTCGGTCCTGCCCGGTCCCCCTCGGTCCCGCTCGGTCCCGCTCAGTCCCTCTGCGCCCAGGCGAGCGGCGGCCCCTGCCGGGGTGGGGAAGCGCAGCCCGCACGGACAGGCAGACGGGCTTCTCGGGGAGAAGGGATCCTGCTCGGGATCGGTCGGTGTCCTtggtcagaggcagagatggccctgggttcagg GTGATGACTTCCGGGTCAGCATCATCTGTTTCAACCTGGACACCATGGAGGTCACGTGGGATCCCGCCTACCATGTGGGGGCCAACATGAGCTTAGACTTCCG CTACAACCTGGATCCCCTGCAGCACTGCCCCCGGTACGTCCTGTCCGCGGGAGTCACTTCCGGGTGCGTGTTCCCCGCCCGCCGAGCCCGACTGGAGGTCCACATCCGGAAGGGCAAGGTGCTGGTCTACACCCAGAAGCGACTGGCCACAGCCTTCC TGAAGCCCCGGCCCCCAGGGAACATGACCTTCCATTGGCGGGAGGACTCCGTCCGGGTCACGTGTCCCAACCTCCCCTACGGCGGCCTGTTCTACGAAGTCCAGCACCGAGGAGCCGGGGACCCCGCCTGGGAG ACCTCGTCCACCAAGAACACATGTAACGTCACAGTGGCCGGAGTCGACCTCCGGCGCTGCTACGACTTCCGGGCCCGGGTCACCACGGAGGAGTCCATGTACGGCCATGAGACGCACCCCAGCGACTGGACCCCCGTGACGCACTGGCGAGCCGCGGGGCGCGCAG AGTCCTGCCAGGAGCCGCCTGCCCCGGCTTTCCCGAAGCTCCTGGCTGCATGCAGCATCCTGACCCTGCTGAcatcgctgctgctgctgctgtccctgtGGAGGCTGCGGAG GGTCAAGAACGTGCTGATGCCCTGTGTGCCCGACCCCAAGGGCAGCTTCCCCGGGCTGTTTGAGAAGCACGGCGGCGACTTCCAG GAGTGGATCAATGACACACAGCATGTGACCCTGATGGCCAAGCCAGAAGTCTGTGATCCCACAGAGGAGGCACTGGTCCTGGAGCACCACGGGAAGGGGGAGGAGCCTGAATGGGACAAGGATGCTGGGATTCCTGGCCTTCCACGGGAGGGCTTGAGGGGCGGAGACCTGGTGTCTATGGGCGGGGTCACTTTCATGATGGACAGCGATGCCTATATGACCTTGTGA
- the LOC102913112 gene encoding cytokine receptor-like factor 2 isoform X4 has protein sequence MEVTWDPAYHVGANMSLDFRYNLDPLQHCPRYVLSAGVTSGCVFPARRARLEVHIRKGKVLVYTQKRLATAFLKPRPPGNMTFHWREDSVRVTCPNLPYGGLFYEVQHRGAGDPAWETSSTKNTCNVTVAGVDLRRCYDFRARVTTEESMYGHETHPSDWTPVTHWRAAGRAESCQEPPAPAFPKLLAACSILTLLTSLLLLLSLWRLRRVKNVLMPCVPDPKGSFPGLFEKHGGDFQEWINDTQHVTLMAKPEVCDPTEEALVLEHHGKGEEPEWDKDAGIPGLPREGLRGGDLVSMGGVTFMMDSDAYMTL, from the exons ATGGAGGTCACGTGGGATCCCGCCTACCATGTGGGGGCCAACATGAGCTTAGACTTCCG CTACAACCTGGATCCCCTGCAGCACTGCCCCCGGTACGTCCTGTCCGCGGGAGTCACTTCCGGGTGCGTGTTCCCCGCCCGCCGAGCCCGACTGGAGGTCCACATCCGGAAGGGCAAGGTGCTGGTCTACACCCAGAAGCGACTGGCCACAGCCTTCC TGAAGCCCCGGCCCCCAGGGAACATGACCTTCCATTGGCGGGAGGACTCCGTCCGGGTCACGTGTCCCAACCTCCCCTACGGCGGCCTGTTCTACGAAGTCCAGCACCGAGGAGCCGGGGACCCCGCCTGGGAG ACCTCGTCCACCAAGAACACATGTAACGTCACAGTGGCCGGAGTCGACCTCCGGCGCTGCTACGACTTCCGGGCCCGGGTCACCACGGAGGAGTCCATGTACGGCCATGAGACGCACCCCAGCGACTGGACCCCCGTGACGCACTGGCGAGCCGCGGGGCGCGCAG AGTCCTGCCAGGAGCCGCCTGCCCCGGCTTTCCCGAAGCTCCTGGCTGCATGCAGCATCCTGACCCTGCTGAcatcgctgctgctgctgctgtccctgtGGAGGCTGCGGAG GGTCAAGAACGTGCTGATGCCCTGTGTGCCCGACCCCAAGGGCAGCTTCCCCGGGCTGTTTGAGAAGCACGGCGGCGACTTCCAG GAGTGGATCAATGACACACAGCATGTGACCCTGATGGCCAAGCCAGAAGTCTGTGATCCCACAGAGGAGGCACTGGTCCTGGAGCACCACGGGAAGGGGGAGGAGCCTGAATGGGACAAGGATGCTGGGATTCCTGGCCTTCCACGGGAGGGCTTGAGGGGCGGAGACCTGGTGTCTATGGGCGGGGTCACTTTCATGATGGACAGCGATGCCTATATGACCTTGTGA